A genomic region of Fodinisporobacter ferrooxydans contains the following coding sequences:
- a CDS encoding sugar ABC transporter ATP-binding protein, giving the protein MEQQYVLEMDGICKAFSGVQALKNARLQVRKGTVHALMGENGAGKSTLMKILVGIYKPDAGSIRFKGKDLHLRSIHDSLHAGISMIHQELSSIPNMTVAENIFLGREPTLKSGWIDFKKLYRDCEELFAKLNMNIAPTVKMKELSVANRQLVEIAKAISYKSDLIIMDEPTSAITEREVEHLFQIIASLKKDGVSIIYITHKMSEVFMISDDITVFRDGQFVESKPARELTNSRLIQLMVGREINQTSYRQPSSIQEVILSVRNLTCPGKFKNVSFEVRRGEVLGFAGLMGSGRTEVMESLFGIRPAESGEIMIHGNLAKIKKPSDAIRYGLGMLTEDRKETGCFLPLSVQDNMMFVSIDKFARFGFLDKKRIDQSSDEQRKLLSVKTPNLNQIIGKLSGGNQQKVLLARWLLNDPDILILDEPTRGIDIGSKFEIYKLINELTSKGKAVIVVSSELPEVLGISDRIVVMSAGQVAGELDGQSATQERIMEFATSLIH; this is encoded by the coding sequence ATGGAACAACAATATGTTTTGGAAATGGACGGCATATGCAAGGCTTTCTCCGGTGTTCAAGCGTTAAAAAACGCACGGCTTCAAGTAAGAAAAGGCACTGTTCATGCATTAATGGGGGAAAATGGCGCCGGCAAATCCACTTTGATGAAAATACTCGTCGGAATTTACAAGCCGGACGCCGGAAGCATTCGATTCAAAGGGAAGGACCTTCATCTGCGCAGCATCCATGACAGTTTGCATGCAGGCATTTCCATGATTCATCAGGAATTGAGCAGTATCCCGAATATGACCGTCGCCGAAAACATTTTTCTTGGCCGGGAACCGACCCTCAAAAGCGGATGGATCGATTTTAAAAAGCTGTATCGTGATTGTGAAGAATTATTTGCGAAACTCAATATGAATATCGCACCTACTGTTAAAATGAAAGAACTTAGTGTTGCAAACCGTCAACTTGTTGAAATTGCCAAGGCTATCTCCTATAAATCGGATCTGATCATCATGGATGAACCGACATCCGCGATTACCGAGCGGGAAGTCGAGCATTTGTTTCAGATTATTGCATCCTTGAAAAAGGATGGAGTTTCCATCATTTATATCACCCACAAGATGAGTGAAGTATTCATGATTTCCGATGACATTACCGTCTTTAGGGATGGACAATTTGTCGAGTCAAAGCCGGCTCGGGAATTAACGAATTCTCGTCTGATACAATTGATGGTCGGAAGAGAAATCAACCAAACGTCGTACAGACAACCTTCCTCCATTCAAGAAGTGATTTTGTCGGTACGCAACTTAACCTGTCCAGGCAAGTTTAAAAACGTGAGCTTTGAAGTCCGCAGAGGAGAAGTACTTGGCTTTGCCGGCCTTATGGGTTCGGGCAGAACAGAAGTCATGGAGTCATTGTTCGGAATTCGGCCAGCTGAATCAGGGGAAATCATGATACATGGCAATTTGGCAAAAATAAAAAAACCTTCGGATGCTATTCGTTACGGCTTAGGTATGTTGACAGAAGACCGCAAAGAAACCGGGTGTTTTCTCCCGCTTTCCGTACAAGACAACATGATGTTTGTGAGTATCGACAAGTTCGCCAGATTTGGCTTTCTCGATAAAAAGCGAATCGATCAATCGAGTGATGAGCAGCGAAAGTTGCTCTCGGTAAAAACCCCTAACCTGAATCAGATTATAGGAAAACTGAGCGGCGGTAATCAGCAAAAAGTTTTATTGGCGCGTTGGCTTCTCAATGATCCGGATATTCTTATACTTGACGAGCCGACTCGAGGAATTGACATCGGTTCAAAATTCGAGATTTACAAGCTGATCAATGAGCTGACGAGCAAGGGAAAGGCGGTCATTGTCGTATCGTCGGAACTCCCGGAAGTATTGGGAATCAGCGATCGGATAGTAGTGATGAGCGCCGGCCAAGTGGCAGGAGAACTGGACGGTCAATCGGCTACACAAGAAAGAATTATGGAGTTTGCCACCAGTCTTATTCATTAA
- a CDS encoding sugar ABC transporter substrate-binding protein: MKKRLATTLLVSSLAFVSLVGCGSSTTTAANPAPNNSGKADTGGKITIGVAMPTFDDVWLNYLRHAMEQYATKNPNIKLIFSDANNDSSKQLSEVDNFIAEKVKSIVVVPVDPKSMQPILDAANHAKVPLVAVNREFPNMDQATAYVGSQSIQAGILEMTQIAKLLHGKGNIAIMEGQLGQEAEVDRTKGYYEVLKKYPDIHVVLKGTASWDRAKGMSLMENWLHSGKQINAVVSNNDEMAIGAIRAVSAAGMQGKIIVGGTDATPEGLSYVKNGQLAVSVYQSALGQGQDGIKLAYEAAKGEKVQKTDYVPYELVTKDNADKYLAVWKQLGAK; this comes from the coding sequence ATGAAAAAAAGACTTGCAACTACCTTACTAGTTTCATCTTTGGCGTTCGTTTCACTCGTTGGATGCGGGAGCAGCACTACAACAGCTGCAAATCCAGCACCTAACAACAGCGGGAAAGCAGATACCGGCGGAAAGATTACCATTGGCGTTGCGATGCCCACATTCGATGATGTCTGGTTGAATTATCTCCGACACGCAATGGAGCAATATGCAACGAAAAATCCCAATATTAAACTCATCTTCTCTGATGCAAATAACGACTCCAGCAAACAATTGTCGGAAGTCGACAATTTCATAGCGGAAAAAGTGAAATCGATCGTTGTCGTTCCTGTAGACCCCAAAAGTATGCAGCCAATTCTGGATGCGGCCAATCATGCAAAGGTTCCTTTAGTCGCAGTCAATCGCGAGTTCCCGAACATGGATCAAGCAACTGCTTATGTCGGTTCCCAGTCCATCCAGGCAGGCATTCTGGAAATGACGCAAATCGCGAAATTGCTGCACGGCAAAGGAAACATCGCAATCATGGAGGGTCAATTGGGACAGGAAGCGGAAGTGGACCGTACCAAGGGATACTATGAGGTACTCAAAAAATATCCGGATATCCATGTAGTATTAAAGGGCACAGCTAGTTGGGACAGGGCCAAAGGCATGAGTTTGATGGAAAACTGGCTGCATTCCGGGAAACAGATCAATGCCGTTGTCTCGAACAACGATGAAATGGCGATTGGCGCAATCCGGGCAGTTAGCGCTGCCGGTATGCAGGGGAAAATTATTGTGGGCGGTACTGATGCTACTCCGGAAGGGCTCTCATATGTCAAGAACGGCCAACTGGCTGTATCCGTTTATCAAAGCGCCCTTGGTCAAGGACAGGACGGCATAAAACTCGCGTATGAAGCTGCAAAGGGCGAAAAGGTTCAAAAAACAGATTATGTCCCTTACGAATTGGTCACAAAAGACAATGCTGATAAGTATTTGGCCGTTTGGAAGCAATTAGGCGCTAAATAA
- a CDS encoding ABC transporter permease: MEEKLLLNQEAATSRNVKINIYHFLDKFGIFLVLIGMIVIMSILTPFFFTVGNLLDIVRQVSIVGITAIGATIVIITAGIDLSPGSVIGVASVSSALFAQSHEPVILPIIVGIVVGALAGIINGVVITKGKMAPFIVTLAMMTAARGLALLVSGGEPIQALSQTFGVIGGGYLAGIPIPIIIFLIIGVIFHIILTKTKIGKWIYAIGGNEQAAIIGGLNVDRIKIIVYSLAGLLAGVASVILTSRVGSGDPNAGLGYELDAITAAVIGGTSLTGGIGTIPGTIVGALIIGVMNNGLDLLNVPSYWQSILKGVIIALAVFIDSQRHKKKS, encoded by the coding sequence ATGGAAGAAAAATTGTTGCTAAATCAGGAGGCAGCCACTTCTAGAAATGTAAAAATCAATATCTATCATTTTCTTGACAAATTCGGAATTTTTCTGGTTTTAATCGGAATGATTGTAATCATGTCGATTCTGACGCCCTTTTTCTTTACGGTAGGCAATCTGTTGGATATCGTACGTCAGGTCAGTATTGTCGGAATCACCGCAATCGGTGCAACCATTGTCATTATTACAGCAGGCATCGATTTATCACCCGGATCGGTGATTGGTGTCGCTTCCGTCTCCTCTGCACTTTTTGCACAATCCCATGAACCTGTCATTCTTCCGATTATCGTAGGAATCGTTGTTGGTGCCTTAGCCGGAATAATCAACGGTGTTGTCATCACAAAGGGAAAGATGGCTCCTTTTATCGTTACATTGGCAATGATGACGGCGGCACGCGGATTAGCCCTATTGGTTTCAGGAGGAGAGCCGATACAAGCGTTGTCACAAACGTTCGGCGTAATTGGCGGCGGTTATCTTGCAGGCATTCCCATTCCGATTATCATCTTTTTGATCATTGGGGTCATATTCCATATTATTCTAACGAAAACCAAAATCGGAAAATGGATATATGCGATTGGAGGAAATGAACAAGCAGCTATCATTGGCGGTTTAAATGTAGACCGAATTAAAATTATCGTCTATTCTCTTGCTGGATTATTAGCTGGTGTCGCTTCTGTTATATTGACGTCACGTGTCGGATCAGGCGACCCGAACGCCGGATTGGGTTATGAGTTGGATGCGATAACAGCTGCAGTCATCGGAGGCACTAGCCTGACAGGCGGAATCGGGACGATCCCTGGAACGATTGTGGGTGCTTTGATCATTGGTGTCATGAACAACGGATTGGATCTGTTGAACGTACCTTCTTACTGGCAATCCATTTTAAAAGGTGTCATTATCGCTCTTGCCGTATTTATTGACTCACAAAGGCATAAAAAGAAATCCTAA
- a CDS encoding methyl-accepting chemotaxis protein, whose translation MLKFTIGKKLVAGFASVLILLLVVSVIAIWNMYQMGNAAKAIQKNWMPNVKSLGQIQADFLNVERETLRFVLESDPNQMHQLAQKQQQFLNDLKAEQKQYEPLISSQEERSVYEAFKNKETYYLSQLPVIMSAGQHKDYTAANILAEQSSNDFEQALNNLQKDIQLNTKESDQATSRSVQLFQSGFTYIIFVSLFAIILGIVIVMLMSRLISVPIVKVSGIAEQIASGNLTVHEIKVKNRDEIGDLARVFNHMSHNLRELVQKVSMSAEQVAASSEQLLASSEQTTQATQQIAISVQEVVIGSQQQSSDIEKAAQTVHEMVEGVQQIAGSMQNMSRLAAKTSDVSSEGNQVIEKTIHQMNFIQTTVEEAQLSIKELGDHAGFIGVIVETITSIASQTNLLALNAAIEAARAGEHGRGFAVVADEVRKLSEESSKAARQITEYITIIKEGIDKVVESMEAGTKEVGAGIHIVNLAKQSFEEINQSVEEVVGKIQDASSATQSLSDGAEEIVLVMDQIAGIAESSISITQNVSAANEEQLASMEEITASTESLSMMALELNEQVSMFKI comes from the coding sequence ATGTTGAAGTTTACAATCGGAAAAAAGCTAGTCGCAGGGTTTGCCAGTGTTCTGATTCTTTTACTTGTAGTAAGTGTAATCGCTATTTGGAATATGTATCAAATGGGAAATGCAGCAAAAGCGATTCAGAAAAATTGGATGCCAAATGTAAAATCACTGGGTCAAATACAAGCAGATTTTCTGAATGTAGAGCGTGAAACGTTGCGATTTGTTTTGGAATCGGACCCAAATCAAATGCATCAGCTTGCACAAAAGCAGCAACAATTTTTGAATGATTTAAAAGCCGAACAAAAGCAATATGAACCTCTGATATCAAGTCAGGAAGAACGAAGCGTATATGAAGCTTTTAAAAATAAGGAAACGTATTATCTTTCACAGCTTCCTGTTATTATGAGTGCCGGTCAACATAAAGATTATACTGCAGCAAACATTCTTGCCGAACAAAGTTCCAATGATTTTGAACAAGCTCTTAACAACCTTCAAAAAGACATACAATTGAATACAAAGGAGTCCGATCAAGCGACGTCTCGGTCGGTTCAATTGTTTCAATCAGGATTCACTTACATCATCTTTGTTAGCTTATTCGCAATTATTCTAGGTATTGTAATTGTTATGTTGATGTCCCGCCTGATTTCCGTACCAATCGTCAAAGTGTCCGGAATTGCTGAGCAAATCGCATCAGGTAATTTAACTGTACATGAAATTAAAGTCAAAAACCGTGACGAAATCGGCGATTTGGCAAGAGTGTTTAATCATATGTCCCACAATCTGCGTGAATTAGTTCAAAAAGTAAGCATGAGTGCCGAACAGGTAGCTGCATCTTCCGAACAGTTGTTGGCAAGTTCGGAACAAACGACACAGGCAACACAGCAAATCGCGATTTCCGTTCAAGAAGTTGTAATAGGCAGCCAACAACAATCTTCCGATATAGAAAAAGCTGCTCAAACTGTCCACGAAATGGTAGAAGGTGTGCAACAAATCGCTGGAAGCATGCAAAATATGTCAAGGTTGGCTGCAAAGACATCGGATGTATCATCAGAGGGGAATCAAGTAATAGAAAAAACGATCCACCAGATGAATTTTATTCAAACAACCGTAGAGGAAGCACAACTATCGATTAAAGAATTAGGGGATCATGCGGGGTTTATTGGTGTGATCGTGGAAACGATTACATCCATTGCCAGTCAAACGAACTTGCTTGCTCTTAATGCTGCGATTGAAGCCGCGAGGGCTGGGGAACACGGGCGCGGTTTTGCAGTGGTAGCCGATGAAGTTCGAAAACTTAGTGAAGAATCTTCAAAAGCGGCAAGACAAATTACAGAATACATTACAATCATCAAAGAAGGAATTGATAAAGTCGTCGAATCAATGGAAGCAGGAACGAAAGAAGTAGGCGCTGGAATTCATATTGTGAATTTAGCAAAACAATCCTTTGAGGAAATCAACCAATCGGTAGAAGAAGTAGTAGGAAAAATTCAGGATGCTTCTTCAGCTACTCAATCACTATCTGACGGTGCGGAGGAAATTGTGCTTGTGATGGATCAAATTGCAGGAATTGCCGAGTCATCGATATCGATTACACAAAATGTGTCAGCTGCAAATGAAGAACAACTTGCATCGATGGAAGAGATTACGGCATCCACCGAATCGTTATCAATGATGGCATTGGAATTAAATGAGCAAGTGAGCATGTTCAAAATATAA
- a CDS encoding Gfo/Idh/MocA family protein, protein MTRVKVGILGAGAIAKIHTSILKNDERVEIVGVADISEERAVDLAKYAGNAQPVENLEGLFGLGVDTVYVTTPNTLHVEPVLKCLENHVHVFSEKPMATTLAGAEQIKEAAGKSKAVYNLGMNRRYASVYKRMKELIDSGEVKPYLANIKMNRGELLNPAWTANPQVTGGYLYETPFHLMDLSRYFFGEVKTVQCEARQNISDSELDTFAVTLTFESGTIANFVTYAHAGWSFPFESIEVYGKYSTVATQELEKVMYAPGLKQEAQISDFFQVSLEEKWGYMEEDRLFIDAIVNGTKPPVTADDGYLSIRLLNAIYESGKTGNKIDFRQTVE, encoded by the coding sequence ATGACACGAGTTAAAGTTGGTATTTTAGGAGCGGGTGCTATTGCCAAGATTCACACATCGATCTTAAAAAATGACGAGAGAGTAGAAATTGTCGGAGTTGCGGATATTTCCGAAGAAAGAGCAGTTGATTTGGCAAAATATGCAGGTAACGCTCAACCGGTAGAAAATTTAGAAGGCTTGTTTGGGCTTGGAGTCGATACCGTATATGTGACTACCCCAAATACATTGCACGTGGAGCCTGTTCTGAAATGTTTGGAAAATCACGTGCATGTATTTTCCGAAAAACCCATGGCTACCACTTTGGCTGGAGCTGAGCAAATTAAAGAAGCAGCAGGCAAGTCAAAGGCCGTATACAATTTGGGAATGAATCGGCGGTATGCTTCCGTTTATAAAAGAATGAAAGAATTGATCGATTCCGGTGAAGTCAAGCCATATTTGGCGAATATCAAGATGAATCGCGGCGAGTTGTTAAATCCTGCTTGGACTGCGAATCCGCAGGTCACAGGCGGCTACCTTTATGAGACACCTTTTCACCTCATGGATTTGAGTCGCTATTTCTTTGGCGAAGTGAAAACGGTTCAATGCGAAGCCAGGCAAAATATCTCTGATTCGGAGTTGGATACGTTTGCTGTTACGCTTACATTTGAATCGGGAACGATTGCAAACTTTGTTACGTATGCTCATGCCGGTTGGAGTTTCCCTTTCGAGAGTATTGAGGTGTATGGAAAATATTCCACAGTTGCCACACAAGAACTGGAGAAGGTCATGTATGCGCCAGGATTGAAGCAAGAAGCGCAAATCAGCGACTTTTTCCAAGTATCTTTAGAAGAAAAGTGGGGCTATATGGAGGAAGATCGTTTGTTTATCGACGCGATTGTAAATGGCACCAAGCCTCCTGTGACGGCTGATGACGGATACCTTTCCATTCGATTATTGAATGCGATTTATGAAAGTGGAAAAACGGGAAACAAGATTGATTTTCGTCAGACGGTTGAATAA
- the iolI gene encoding 2-keto-myo-inositol isomerase has translation MKLCFNEATTLKNSNLAKDLEYCDKHGYDYIEIRTMDKLPEYLNDHSMDDLADFFHAHQIKPLAFNALVFFNNRDEAGYKEIINEYKGMLETAKQIGVSYIVAVPLVTDQKILKKDIKNSCVDVLKDLSDLAQPYGIKIAVEFIGHPQCTVNTFAQAYDIVEAVNRENVGLVLDCFHFHAMGSDLEDLKKADGSKIFILHIDDTEDFPIGFLTDEDRVWPGLGAIDLHGILSTLKEIGFSDVVSVELFRPEYYQLDAEEAIKTAKDTTIKVVSKHFDFDSDK, from the coding sequence ATGAAACTATGCTTTAATGAAGCTACTACTTTAAAGAATTCTAACCTTGCGAAAGATTTGGAGTATTGTGACAAGCATGGCTACGACTATATTGAAATTCGTACAATGGACAAATTGCCCGAGTATTTAAACGATCATTCAATGGATGATTTGGCTGACTTCTTTCATGCGCATCAGATTAAACCGTTGGCGTTTAACGCGTTGGTATTTTTCAATAATCGTGATGAAGCCGGATACAAGGAAATAATAAATGAATACAAAGGGATGTTGGAAACTGCCAAACAAATAGGCGTTTCATATATCGTGGCTGTTCCGTTGGTAACGGATCAAAAAATATTGAAAAAAGATATTAAAAACAGTTGTGTAGATGTGTTAAAAGATTTGTCAGATCTGGCACAGCCATATGGGATTAAAATAGCAGTTGAATTTATCGGACATCCACAATGTACTGTCAATACATTCGCTCAAGCTTACGATATTGTCGAAGCCGTAAATCGCGAAAATGTAGGATTGGTACTGGATTGTTTCCACTTCCACGCCATGGGTTCAGACTTGGAGGACTTGAAAAAAGCAGACGGATCGAAAATCTTTATCTTGCATATCGATGATACGGAAGATTTCCCGATTGGTTTTCTAACGGATGAAGATCGGGTTTGGCCAGGCTTGGGTGCGATTGATTTACACGGTATTTTATCTACATTAAAGGAGATCGGCTTTTCCGATGTTGTATCTGTTGAATTATTCCGACCGGAATATTACCAATTGGATGCTGAGGAAGCAATCAAGACAGCCAAGGATACAACAATCAAAGTCGTATCAAAGCATTTCGATTTTGATTCAGATAAATGA
- a CDS encoding Gfo/Idh/MocA family protein produces MTLKMGVIGTGAIGREHIKRITKKLSGGTIVAVTDVNQDAAKKVVEEFSLDAIVYPDDKALIAAENVDAVLVTSWGPAHEQSVLAAIEAGKYVFCEKPLATTAAGCMRIVEAEMKYGKKLVQVGFMRRYDSGYKQLKEAIDSHLIGEPLMIHCAHRNPEVGDKYTTDMAVTDTLIHEIDVLHWLVNDDYKSVQVVYPKKTKHALAHLQDPQVFMIETNSGISITAEVFVNCKYGYDIQCEVIGEEGIVKLPEPLSIVTRKEAKLGVNILMDWKDRFIDAYDVELQDFIDSIKETGKPNGPTSWDGYIAAVTADACVKAQQTGEKERISIPEKPEFYE; encoded by the coding sequence ATGACTTTAAAAATGGGTGTTATCGGAACTGGTGCGATTGGCAGGGAACATATCAAAAGAATTACAAAGAAATTATCTGGCGGAACAATTGTCGCTGTGACAGATGTGAATCAAGATGCCGCAAAAAAGGTTGTGGAGGAATTTTCATTAGATGCCATCGTATATCCGGATGATAAAGCGCTTATCGCTGCTGAAAACGTCGATGCCGTGCTTGTAACAAGCTGGGGACCGGCTCATGAACAAAGTGTATTGGCAGCGATAGAAGCCGGGAAATATGTATTTTGTGAAAAACCTTTGGCGACAACAGCAGCAGGGTGCATGCGCATCGTAGAAGCGGAAATGAAATACGGAAAGAAATTGGTGCAAGTAGGATTCATGCGACGTTATGACAGTGGTTATAAGCAATTGAAAGAAGCCATTGACAGCCATTTGATCGGTGAGCCGTTAATGATTCATTGCGCACACCGAAATCCGGAAGTCGGCGACAAATATACAACAGATATGGCAGTAACGGATACGTTGATTCACGAAATTGATGTGCTGCATTGGTTGGTCAACGATGATTATAAGTCAGTGCAAGTTGTTTACCCGAAGAAAACCAAACATGCATTGGCTCATTTGCAAGATCCGCAAGTTTTCATGATCGAAACGAACAGCGGCATTTCCATTACTGCCGAAGTGTTTGTGAACTGCAAATACGGTTACGATATTCAATGCGAAGTGATTGGTGAAGAAGGCATTGTAAAATTGCCGGAACCTTTAAGCATCGTAACACGTAAAGAAGCGAAACTGGGTGTCAATATACTAATGGATTGGAAAGACCGTTTTATCGATGCATACGATGTAGAATTGCAAGACTTTATCGATTCGATCAAAGAAACAGGTAAGCCGAATGGTCCAACATCATGGGATGGTTACATTGCGGCTGTAACAGCAGATGCATGTGTAAAAGCACAACAAACGGGAGAAAAAGAAAGGATTTCAATCCCGGAGAAGCCGGAATTTTATGAATGA
- the iolB gene encoding 5-deoxy-glucuronate isomerase, with amino-acid sequence MSKLLRKPNKNESTQGVTIVHDVTTENSLLKYVEFKIVDLAPGATYAEELAKKECCIVALTGKIHVTDKEATFKNLGTRESIFEKKPTDSVYVSNDRCFEVEAVSQARVALCYSPSEKQLPTKLIRASDNGVEHRGKYNNKRMVHNILPDSDPSANRLLVVEVYTESGNWSSYPPHKHDQDHLPQESLLEETYYHEMDPPQGFVFQRIYTDDRSIDETMTVENGDVVIVPGGYHPVGVPEGYTSYYLNVMAGPTRIWKFHNDPDHAWILER; translated from the coding sequence ATGAGCAAATTGCTCAGAAAACCGAATAAAAACGAAAGTACACAAGGAGTAACAATTGTTCATGATGTGACGACAGAAAATTCACTATTAAAATATGTTGAATTTAAAATCGTAGATTTGGCTCCTGGTGCAACATATGCAGAAGAGTTGGCGAAGAAAGAATGCTGTATTGTGGCATTGACAGGAAAAATACATGTCACAGATAAAGAAGCGACATTTAAAAATTTGGGCACTCGTGAAAGCATTTTCGAAAAGAAACCAACAGATAGCGTATACGTATCGAATGATCGTTGCTTTGAAGTAGAGGCAGTGAGCCAAGCGCGTGTGGCACTATGCTATTCACCTTCTGAAAAACAACTTCCGACAAAACTGATTCGAGCTTCCGATAATGGTGTTGAACATAGAGGCAAATACAACAATAAACGCATGGTGCACAACATTTTGCCAGATTCGGATCCATCAGCGAATCGTTTGCTGGTTGTTGAAGTATATACAGAAAGCGGAAATTGGTCGAGTTATCCTCCGCATAAACATGATCAAGATCATTTGCCACAGGAGTCTTTATTGGAAGAAACATATTATCACGAAATGGATCCACCGCAAGGATTTGTATTCCAGCGGATTTACACGGATGATCGTTCAATTGATGAAACAATGACTGTTGAAAACGGCGATGTTGTCATCGTGCCGGGAGGGTATCATCCAGTAGGTGTGCCTGAAGGATATACATCTTATTATTTAAACGTAATGGCAGGGCCGACACGCATTTGGAAATTCCACAACGATCCGGATCACGCTTGGATATTGGAACGTTAA
- a CDS encoding sugar phosphate isomerase/epimerase family protein, translated as MKLALDPTMYMNLSLKEMVEKTAELGYEYIELSPREDFCPFYKYPKVDKSQIKNLKNWLKDAGVKLSSLLPLYYWAGPDEDRRQAAVRNWKRAIEVAVELEIDLMNSEFNGTKYDPVICEEKFIKSMDELIPVFEKEGVKLNLQAHPYDFIETNQGAVDMIRALDRPWINLVYSTAHTFYYDDGIGDIATMFDYAGDRLTHVLFADTFNHKAAQGLRYIVNPPGVEATIHQHLNIGEGEVDFATIFKKLKEMEFDGIATNAVFAWIDKADESSKFMLQKMREGLGI; from the coding sequence ATGAAATTGGCATTGGATCCAACGATGTATATGAACCTATCATTAAAAGAAATGGTCGAAAAAACGGCAGAATTAGGGTACGAGTATATTGAATTGTCACCGCGTGAAGATTTTTGTCCATTCTACAAATATCCAAAAGTAGATAAAAGTCAAATAAAAAACTTGAAGAACTGGTTAAAAGACGCGGGTGTCAAGCTCTCATCCTTGCTGCCGTTATACTATTGGGCCGGTCCGGATGAAGATCGCCGTCAAGCAGCAGTGAGAAATTGGAAGCGTGCTATTGAAGTAGCTGTAGAATTAGAGATTGATCTGATGAACAGTGAGTTTAACGGCACAAAATATGACCCCGTTATTTGCGAAGAAAAATTTATCAAATCAATGGACGAGTTAATCCCGGTGTTTGAAAAAGAAGGGGTAAAGTTAAACCTGCAAGCACATCCGTATGATTTTATCGAAACAAATCAAGGGGCGGTCGATATGATCCGCGCACTTGACAGACCGTGGATCAATCTCGTGTATTCAACTGCGCACACATTCTACTATGACGATGGAATTGGCGATATCGCAACGATGTTTGACTACGCAGGGGATCGTTTAACACATGTCTTGTTTGCCGATACATTTAACCATAAAGCCGCTCAAGGATTGCGCTATATCGTAAACCCGCCAGGTGTGGAAGCAACGATTCACCAACACTTAAATATCGGCGAAGGGGAAGTAGACTTTGCTACGATCTTTAAGAAATTAAAAGAAATGGAATTTGACGGTATTGCAACAAATGCAGTATTTGCATGGATCGACAAAGCGGATGAATCGAGCAAATTTATGTTACAAAAAATGAGAGAAGGACTTGGTATTTAA
- the iolE gene encoding myo-inosose-2 dehydratase: protein MAQQEIVWGIAPIGWRNDDIPEIGAGNTLQHLLSDIVVAGFQGTEVGGFFPEPNVLNKELKLRNLKIASQWFSSFIIRDGIQEVTKAFHNCCEYLKEVHADAVVVSEQTYSIQGTEKNVFADKPHFTDEEWNTFCQGLNELGKIAEQYDLKLVYHHHMGTGVQTLEEVDRLMANTDPNYVHLVYDTGHIYVSDGDFMTLLNKHIARIKHVHFKDVRRNVMDECKKQGRSFSQSFLSGMFTVPGDGCIDFSNVYKALLDSNYKGWIVVEAEQDPSVAHPLEYALIARRYINEELILKQVTVKS, encoded by the coding sequence ATGGCACAACAAGAGATTGTATGGGGAATTGCTCCCATTGGCTGGCGTAATGACGATATTCCGGAAATAGGCGCAGGGAATACATTGCAACATTTATTAAGCGATATTGTAGTGGCTGGTTTTCAAGGGACGGAAGTTGGCGGTTTCTTTCCTGAGCCGAACGTGTTAAACAAAGAACTGAAACTTCGAAACTTAAAAATAGCGAGTCAATGGTTTAGTAGTTTTATCATTCGCGACGGGATCCAGGAGGTTACGAAAGCATTCCACAACTGTTGCGAATATTTAAAGGAAGTTCATGCGGACGCGGTAGTTGTATCAGAGCAAACATACAGTATCCAGGGCACGGAAAAAAATGTCTTCGCTGATAAACCTCACTTTACGGATGAGGAATGGAATACATTCTGCCAAGGACTAAATGAACTTGGGAAAATTGCCGAACAATATGATTTAAAGCTGGTTTACCACCACCACATGGGAACAGGCGTTCAAACATTGGAAGAAGTGGATCGTCTAATGGCAAACACCGATCCAAACTATGTCCATTTAGTGTATGATACGGGGCATATCTACGTTTCTGACGGTGATTTTATGACATTGTTAAACAAGCACATCGCTCGCATCAAACACGTCCATTTTAAAGACGTCAGACGCAATGTGATGGATGAATGCAAGAAACAAGGCCGATCGTTTTCACAATCATTTTTAAGCGGCATGTTTACAGTGCCTGGTGATGGTTGCATTGATTTCAGCAATGTATACAAGGCGTTGCTTGATTCCAATTATAAAGGGTGGATTGTGGTTGAAGCCGAACAAGATCCATCTGTCGCTCATCCATTGGAATATGCTTTAATCGCACGCAGATATATTAATGAAGAATTAATTCTAAAACAAGTTACAGTGAAGAGCTAG